TACAGCGTGAAAGAGGCTTGCTTGAAGGATCTTCTCAGGTGGTCCCCCAACCTGGTACTAATCCATACAAGTCAACGAAGTGCCTCTTGCATTTTGGAGTTCTTTATGTGGGATCCAATGCTTGTCACGCCTAATAACAAATCCAGATCATAATACAATATATTAGTCCAACTAAATACTTCCATATGCAAGCATGGCAAAAAAAGTTGACATAACCAGGTCAAAATATAACTTAAACCCAATGGCCTGATTAAGCATGATGACTGCACAAACATGTATAAAGATCCGACAATCCAGGTCAGGATTCTAACAACAATGACTGTGCTATTTCTCTTGAACTCAATTTTGTTATGAAACTAAATTAGACTATTCTAGTTAGGAATTGATTGTCATCAAAATTGAGCCTACACCAGATTTAAGAAACAATATAACGAAAAGACAGACAAGCAAGCATAATTACCTCAAATGAATGGCTTTGCATATGCTGTCTTAAGTATGCAGGCTTTCTGAAACTAACACCGCAATGTTCACATGTATTCATTTTTGGCTCATCTTTTGCTTGCCcattttcctcttctttctgCTTCAATTCCTCCTATTCCACATTAAAAATGAAACTCTAAACACCTTTTTTGAAATCAATGTTttagaaaccaaaaaaaagaaaagaaatcatgTATATCTCCTTTGTGTAATCATAAAATCCAAAGCATACAGGAGTGGAAGGATAAAAAACCTGATGATGCGAGAGGATGTGAGAGGCGATAAGGAACTTCTTGGAACGGCAGATTCCACAGTATTCACAATAGTATCTTCTTATGTCCCTAAATATCACTGGTCttttgttctctttttcttcaaccatttcttcttcttctgagCAAGAGAAATCTGTTAACTAACATGTCAGCTAGCTAATCAAGCATTATAGCCATGCAAAGCGTGATCATATTCAAGTTAAATATGATAAGCTCTTTGTTTAAAATTAGAAAGTAACCCGGTCACAGCTACATAACAGTTTGGACTAGTATTCAATATAATCAAATAGAAGTAGTTTCACACTGCAAAGTCCAAGGAAACTTCGTATAACATTTACCACAAAGCAGAATATACAGGCAGACACACATGTAACAGTTTACATATCAGTAAGATTTAAATATGAGTCATTTCTTCTCCAGGATCTCATTCAAGTTATAATTTTCCATCATACAAGGACGTGATATAGAAAAAAATTGTCAGTACAACAATTTAAAATTCTCCATTTCGATCAACATCCCAGTTTTCAATGTTTCACGCATAATCATATCCTAGCGAAGGTCCAATGTCGTGGCAGAATTATTGCACTCATTTATTTATGGCCACCAATTCTGAAACCCAGATATCGAATTGTATCGTCTCAACCCCGTATATCCCTTAAGCCTAATTAACCACTCAAAACTGAAGAAATTcactaatttttaaaattggCATCTTTAtaacaaaacacaaaaagaaaaactaacaaAAACTTCGTTCATGAAGCATCGTAATCAAGCTCGGGTCTTTACAACAAATTTTCTTCACTCAGACATTTCCACAAACAGCAGCTAGCATGCAAGTTATCTTCTAACCGTTTCTACACCCAAAAAGATGAATATCACAAGACCCATTTCCCCAATCCTGGCCATGAGCTTAATACAATCTAAATTAAGCGACAATTTCAGTCTTTCCagtgaagtaaaaaaaaaaaaaaaaaagctgcaACACGAAAATTATCTGAAATATACAACATCAACTCAAAGATCTAAAAGCATATAAACCCAAAACGTGGGCATTATATACCTCTTTCGTCTTCAATCTACTGCAACAATTGACGGGGACGAGGAGACGGGAGGGAGGGCCGCGGGGCGGCGGCGGCGAGTGGAAAGAGAAATTAGAGTTCTGATCTGACGGTACTTTCACGAAGCCCGTTTAAGTATTCCTATGCCCTAGCAAACGAGTTTATACATCGACCCCACACTTTCGGaggaaatataaaaaatttgggAAGAAAAAACCGAAAAAGTCCCCGGTTTAATTACcggttatttttgttttggtggttttttTAGGAGTATCGAGTTAACCAAGCAATTTTGGGGATACAACCGGTTGGATTGCCACATAATTCCGGGtcaaacaagagaggaaaaattttttttttctcgctcCTTAGGAATTTTAAGTTGAAACTGAAAGATAAAAGGATTTAGAATTTTAGGTTGAATATGTAGTAGATAGGGAGATAAGTAGTATAGTAAATATAAGTGAGAATAATGGATTTAGTATAAATTAATTGTTGTAACCTTTTGCATTCCCTCTTTTATTCTCAAGGGCAAAAATACAATCCTCTCaacaattccaaaaaaaaaaaaaaaaaaaaaaaacacattccCAAGCCTAATAAACTatcaataacttttttttttcttaagaattttctttttgtaatttgCACTAGTAGTTTTTAACTTTTATAGTTCTAGTGTcaacaaaatgaaaataaattaagaaatatataaaattaatatatgggaaatatataagtaaaaatATAACTTTTTAAGTGTTCTAGTGAGTAATGTTGAGACTTTAGAAATAAGAGGTCTTGGATTCGAATCCTCTTTTCCCTCTTTCCATTTCTTTCCcctttaaagaaaaaaaaaagtaaaaatataaCTTCAAAATAGTTCAACATTGACCTTAATTATGAATTGTCAATGCACAATAGtaaatttccagttttaatAAGAGACTTCTTGGAGAAACACTAGTCTTTCTATGATTTCTAAGAACATGCCAATAATTTTGAAGGATCATTTGATGTATCCAAATCTCTTAACACTCATCAGCAATCATTCTTCCTATACAGAAGTTCCCCTTTTTATTGTGTCCAAAGTGTATTCTTCAAGTAGATTAATTCGATCTCTTGACTTCAATTGCAGTTATGTACAAGTAATCATATATAACCTAATGATCCTTTTTTCTTCTGGTACGAAATGATCCTTTGTTGTTTTCGGACCAACCATGAAAGCATACCACTGTCTCGAGCTAGAAGTCCACAGGTAGCCAATTCTTTTGGTATATAGGGAGGGTATCATGTATCGAAGCACAAAATTTATTTCTCTTTTGTACAATTGAAAGCAATTTCTTTCTGTAATTGTACAGTCATCAATTGCATTCAATTGATTGATTAATAAAATCTGTTTGTGTTCATCTATCTGGTGCCTTGAaggcaaacaaaaaaaagtttagtgctactttttttattattatttttgggtaAAAGTGTTAGTCTATTTGAAGTCTTGAGTAAAAAACGGGTCCAatgctctttttctttttttttttttagcaaaatgATAAATTTCTTCTTGGAAAGTATTACAATTCAGAATTGATAGTAATTTCAAAGCATTAACAATGGATCTATCTTcagtttttagtttatttatcGCGTGTCCTTAATGcaccaaataaaaaataacatataatGTATAAGAGACGTCACAGTCATGGTCAATTATGCTATGATAGTACGTATGATACTAGTTTTCTGTCTTATCTCTGATAAGAAATTCTAAACTCTACAAACtcgtttgttttttttaaaaaattttttacatAATTGGGAAAACTTTTATTTCAGAAGTCCAcatagaaataaaaaaaaatattttttgaaggacatagGAATAATTACTAGAGGCTTCAATCTCATATACAAGTCAAGGATTAGATTACTTCTATACTTTCTAAGTAATACAAAGGCAAGTACTAGATTTCTCCAATACTTCCTAAGTGATATGATCTGTGTTCGATAAACTACTACGCAATCCGTAACACGACAAGTTCCGAATCTAGAATTGAATGGTATCAAAATTTGCAGCGAAAATCTAAATCAAATTTGGACAGCTCAAGACCGCGACAGCTCCTTAGCATGAGTACTCACAATTAGACGAATTGAAACTATCACTTGCTCGTGAATGCATCCTTGATTAGTTTGGATGCCGACCAGATTCATATAACTAGGGCTTTTATATATACAGCATTTACATAAAAATACCAGCATGACTATGGACCCACTATAAAGCTAAATTCTAGTTTTCCCCCCATTACCCCAttacatataaatatatatgtatctGTTATATCTTTTCTGGGTAAACATTCTTTATCTTGCTTCTTGCGCTTTTTAATCTAAATTAAAAAGTTGAAAAGACGGAAAAGAATTTAGGAAAGTGCAATAATCATTTTTACTGACCATACTGGAAGATAtattattcaattttttttttaagtacaCAAATTCATGTCCTTGGTTGGATTACGGAACTGTGACAAACTTGTGGCTTCTGCAAATTAAAGGCTATAAGTTGTGTCCCTTTTTTATTCGAAAAGAGGAAAGGTTGCCTACATccttttagaaaagaaaaagtactTGAACTACTACTATATTACCAAATCTGTGTGAACATTcaaattgattgattttgaaagtTACCCAACACTTTGTAAGCCTGTTAGGACCTCAATAATTTTATTCACCAATAGACCAATATCTCATTACTGCCCCCCGGACAGGTTAATATTATTTGGAATGTTTTTGTGACACATACTCAAAATAATTGAAATTTACACATTGTAATAATATTCATACCTTTAACCCTAATACATAATAAATCTTTAAGTAATTAAAACTGATCTCAACcacataaaaaaataattctaaGTTGAATGCACGATAATGTGATCATTTTAAATTATTCAAGCCCAATCAGCATATAAACACCCTTTATCCAAAAGGCAGTGGAGGCTCTCAATGTTCACAcgtaaagtgaaaaaaaattaaaaattgaatttttttttttttttttttgaagatccACCGAATGTGTCTATCTGATCAGTAGgtattaaataatttatatGGAAAAAGGCATCCTGCCAAATTATATGTCATATCAATTCGAACTATTTTATACGTAAACAGGCAAACCAACAGCGGGCAGTGAGTAGTGATGACTCACTGCATTATCATTTTGATCACCTTTTTTCTCGATCGTTCGTTCGAAATAAAGTAGCAGATTTTGCAGCAAAATGCTCACAATCCTTATAAATAGGCATAGGGCTGCCTAACAAATGTACCCCTTGCAAATTGCAGTCCACCACTTTCTGTGTTGTGTGTAGTGTTGGATAATTCACAAGATGAGGAGTTTCATGCGCTTGTCTGCAACAGTTCTTCTCCTCTTGGCGCTTTTCATGGCCTCTGGTAATCATCATCCTCCTTCCTTCATGTTCTTGAATATCTTTTCCCTACAATATATTGTTTTAAATCAACATTGATAGAATAAAACCATGCAATTTATCTGACCGTTATCACAGGTAGATAGATTTTTCTTGCTAACCCTTTGAACTATGAGTAAATATTGCCTCAACAATATTTGCTAACTTTGTTCGAGTATAACGAGTAGAAATCCATTTTTCACAAGACAAAGTAAATGAAATCCCTACAACCTTTAGCTTTCGGATTTTCTGGTGCGATAGTTAATTAGACATGTAATGAACTCGAACCTGTCATACTCTAGACAAGGTGAAAATTCCATTActtattttttttcataaaacatTATAAGTTACTTCATCAAGCATATAATGATATCAAAAGAAGATCTGAAGTATGGATACtgataatataactaaaattATTAGTAATGTCCAAAGTCGAAGTTAATTAGCTAAATATGCAGGTTAAAGGTAACTATTTTCTGCTGGTTGTAAATTCAGATAATTTTATACTAGACATGATGGTTGCTTGATAAAAATCCATGAAAAAATTTTGTCATCGGTCTCTTATATCTTGATCTATTGTTGCAGATATGGGACCAATCGGGGTGGTCGAGGCTAGGATTTGCGAGTCACAGAGCCATCGATTCAAGGGACCGTGTATCAGGAAGGACAACTGTGCTGCTGTTTGCCAGACTGAAGGGTTCCATGGTGGCCGTTGCAGGGGCTTCCGTCGCAGATGTTTCTGCACTAAACATTGCTAAAACGATCATTTGAAACCAGAGAGCTGTGTTTCTCCTCGTTGGAGCTTTTTGTTTAGCCAAGTTTTTCCTTCCAcatgtgcgtgtgtgtgtgtgcgtgtgcGCTGTCGCGCCGCCACTGGTGCtttaataaaaatatgaataaaaaaactcgaaataaaaaaatgatgagAGCACTTTGTTTTCTGGCAGTTGGATGCTGGTGATTTGAGTTGTAAGCACTCGTTTATTCAGTGTGTTTATTTTAATATGTGACTCCTATATATCAGCCTAGTTAGTGGCATTTCCTTTCTGCTGCTTGTGGTTTTAACTGGGATATGCTAGTTGATAACCTGCAAAATCTGATTTCTTTGGATCAATGAAGATTGACAAGAACGATTATTGTCCTTCTATTCCAAAGAATTGGTTACAGGGACTGCTAACACACCTTACACAGCCCAAAGGATCCTTTTGCTCTCATAATTCTCAGTGGAAAGTTTAGACTTGTGCATTGATTAATTAGGGTGGGAACAAACCTTATAAAGGAACCTTACAGTTACAGGTCTAGGAGTTGATGTTTTCACCCATCTCTTCCTTCtggatcaatttttttttaccaatgaTGAAGATCTGTGCGCATCTATCAGCATGATCACTTGAGCTTTTCACCTGGATGGTAACCCTTGCATACGCCAAGTTCTTGACAACAATATGTCAGATACCCTTCCCAGCCCAACTTTGAAGATtataaggttttttttttatatcccCTTTtaaccaatgttttaaaaaccggaccgttaattgaatcggtgaagtgaaagggtcgaggttcaaccggtcggaccggttcaacctcggttcaatgaatttttaaaaaaataatatatataaatatatatatgtacaaaagaagacatgtaatggactaatttaatattttatatgatgaaaagtttactattttttaataacttggatttttaaaaataaattttttaaattataagttaaaacaaataaatttcatctcaatttcaattatatctaaatccaaccccaaaatatcacaatattttgaaattatacaaaattcatgtctctgagaatttagatattatgaacttaaattttaatttacgttttgaaatttagagattgcaatttaaaaaagaaaatttggagttcgaaggaagtcaagaaaattgaaaatagaaatgtaaacttgataagaaacaaaaaataagataaaagtgagtggttgtggcattaaataatttgggttaaaaaaattcttttttaacttttttcaatttaatggacaaaaacaaaattaaaagatggaagaaaacatcaataaattaaaaataaagaggtttgattaaaaagggagtgacaaaagaaaagaggatagagagagaaagagagagagttgaaaattaaaaagaaagagccatgaggggatgagattttgtaagaaaaatggaaaaaagaaatatgagtgtttgctttatataaataagttatcaaaaaaaactaataagatgtgatggtgcaacggttaatacattggtcttttattacaaaggtcttgggttcgaatcttgatagctgcattttgcaaaacttaaaaaaaaaaaaaaaaagagagggaaagCTGAAAACCGGAAAACCGCCGGTTCAATCCGGTTCGGCGGTTTTCACGGTTCAACCGGTCTTTGACCGGTTTTCTAGCAAAGTCAACAATGTcattgaaccggaccggtgccatggccggttcacggttcaaccggtcgaaccggccggtccggtccggttttcaaaacattgcttTTAACACATCACACATAATTTGACCGTACAGGTATCAAAAGACTT
This portion of the Coffea eugenioides isolate CCC68of chromosome 11, Ceug_1.0, whole genome shotgun sequence genome encodes:
- the LOC113753951 gene encoding defensin Ec-AMP-D2-like — translated: MRSFMRLSATVLLLLALFMASDMGPIGVVEARICESQSHRFKGPCIRKDNCAAVCQTEGFHGGRCRGFRRRCFCTKHC